Proteins co-encoded in one Dokdonella sp. genomic window:
- a CDS encoding ECF-type sigma factor, giving the protein MTIVDPQLLNEIYAELKRRAHAVRRGQLGETLDTTALVHEAWLKLRPRDGAYVDRRHLVRTTVLAMRQLLVDNARARQTQKRGGDATPVTMTANLAGTEAALVDEHGVIDAIERLRTLDARKADAIEMQAFGGATYAEIADFLGVSEQTVKRDLAAARTLLTAWLEDAVGTDGPPAR; this is encoded by the coding sequence ATGACAATCGTTGACCCGCAGCTGCTCAACGAGATCTACGCCGAACTCAAGCGGCGTGCGCATGCCGTGCGCCGCGGCCAGCTCGGCGAAACGCTCGACACAACCGCGCTCGTCCACGAAGCATGGCTCAAGCTGCGTCCGCGCGATGGCGCCTATGTCGACCGCCGACATCTCGTACGCACGACCGTCTTGGCAATGCGCCAGTTGCTTGTCGACAACGCGCGCGCACGGCAGACGCAAAAGCGCGGCGGCGATGCCACGCCGGTCACCATGACCGCAAACCTCGCCGGTACCGAGGCAGCACTGGTCGACGAACACGGCGTGATCGATGCGATCGAACGTTTGCGCACGCTCGATGCGCGCAAGGCCGATGCGATCGAGATGCAGGCCTTCGGCGGTGCCACGTACGCCGAGATTGCCGACTTCCTAGGTGTTTCCGAACAGACTGTCAAGCGCGACCTTGCCGCCGCACGCACCCTGCTCACAGCCTGGCTCGAGGACGCCGTCGGCACGGATGGACCTCCTGCCCGCTGA
- a CDS encoding serine/threonine-protein kinase gives MTDWKRVLAVFDDAAGLDAEGRAKLLERLAGETGDIAARVRTLFDAEAGNSGTDFGRHVEAELLAVADPVDDGTGFTAGDHIGPYRLLEAIGRGGMASVWLAERDDDGLCRRFALKLPHALHARHGLAERFARERDILARLRHPHIARLHDAGVADDGQPFLAIDHIEGAPITVWCDTHGSPLRVRLELFLQVLEAVQYAHANLVIHRDLKPGNILVDTQGQVSLLDFGIARLLDDTGAPAGDGTLTATGGRLLTVPYASPEQIRGEALTTATDLYSLGAVLHELIAGMRPYRLAFASAAQLEQAIATATREPLTRGATDTRARMLGLRNAKTLRRAVSGDLEAIVTCAMAAAPGERYASAAAFGDDLRRHLGGHPVLARRPSRLHHTLRFVRRHAIASAIVGVLAVAVLASSVLVLATAQRERVQRERAEAAREFLVGVFAQASPDENKGQPFTAEQLLEKGERQLATEQNMPAALQIELTSLIGELYWNIGDYARAETLLRKAIESVDAEAVPDDVHALILLRLARAELSRNANEAAVGHAEQAILRAGRVGTNAQIEASQARRIVAEAVIAQGSAERALPILDDALAADRTAFGEASAEVAADWELFGLAYKELSRHDEAIAAADRAIAGLTAVHGRDHSSVISALGVRASALAHKGDSDGAIATLGESAAIATRLYGPEHRDTIVQRSNLYLALNRAGHTQAALDGHLALLDIARRTLADTRPEQLAYIHGALAAEYRGLSRFAESAASAHEAVALWTRIKASESAVELADPLWSLGVAELMLGHADPAQAALQRAIAIAARHQAADSQWRAMYRGYLSILLRHEGHPREALAEIESAIAAIGAAAGQPTPIPVFLRATLAEARLDAGDSAGALTDAQKAMAMANDAVAPNALMLRAPQFALARALGAHARAAEAEPLLRAAIAANRPPFGDSDPRILEIEVELASTLASLGRTAEAVRLRDDLAPRLHALDTRYARSLLARLPSG, from the coding sequence GTGACAGACTGGAAGCGCGTGCTGGCCGTGTTCGACGATGCCGCCGGCCTCGATGCGGAAGGGCGTGCGAAACTGCTCGAGCGCCTCGCCGGCGAAACGGGTGACATCGCCGCGCGTGTCCGCACCCTGTTCGATGCCGAAGCCGGCAATTCGGGCACGGATTTCGGCCGGCACGTCGAGGCGGAACTGCTGGCTGTTGCCGATCCCGTCGATGACGGTACGGGCTTTACCGCCGGCGATCACATCGGGCCGTATCGCCTGCTCGAAGCGATCGGTCGCGGCGGCATGGCCAGCGTCTGGCTGGCCGAGCGCGACGACGACGGCCTGTGTCGCCGTTTCGCGTTGAAGTTGCCGCACGCGTTGCATGCACGACACGGTCTTGCCGAGCGCTTCGCGCGCGAACGCGACATCCTTGCGCGCCTGCGCCATCCGCACATCGCGCGGCTCCACGATGCCGGGGTTGCTGATGACGGCCAACCGTTCCTCGCCATCGACCACATCGAAGGCGCGCCGATCACCGTCTGGTGCGATACGCACGGCTCACCGCTGCGCGTCCGCCTCGAGCTGTTCCTGCAGGTGCTCGAAGCCGTGCAATACGCGCACGCCAACCTGGTCATTCACCGCGACCTCAAGCCCGGCAACATCCTCGTCGACACACAAGGTCAGGTCAGCCTGCTCGATTTCGGCATCGCCAGGCTGCTCGACGACACCGGCGCACCAGCCGGTGATGGCACGTTGACCGCGACCGGAGGACGCCTGCTGACCGTGCCGTACGCGAGCCCCGAGCAGATCCGCGGCGAAGCGCTGACGACCGCGACCGACCTCTATTCGCTCGGTGCGGTCCTGCACGAACTCATTGCCGGCATGCGACCGTACCGGCTCGCCTTCGCTTCCGCCGCCCAGCTCGAGCAGGCGATCGCGACGGCCACACGCGAACCGCTCACGCGCGGCGCAACCGATACGCGGGCGCGAATGCTCGGCCTGCGCAACGCAAAAACCCTGCGCCGCGCCGTCAGCGGCGACCTGGAAGCGATCGTCACGTGCGCGATGGCCGCCGCACCCGGCGAACGCTATGCCTCGGCCGCCGCGTTCGGCGACGACCTGCGACGCCACCTTGGTGGTCACCCGGTGCTCGCGCGGCGCCCCTCGCGCCTGCATCACACCCTGCGTTTCGTGCGCCGCCACGCCATTGCTTCGGCGATCGTCGGCGTACTCGCCGTCGCCGTGCTCGCCAGCAGCGTGCTCGTGCTTGCCACCGCGCAACGCGAGCGCGTGCAGCGCGAACGTGCCGAGGCCGCACGTGAGTTCCTCGTTGGCGTGTTCGCCCAAGCCAGCCCCGACGAGAACAAGGGCCAGCCGTTCACTGCTGAGCAATTGCTCGAAAAGGGCGAACGCCAACTCGCCACCGAACAGAACATGCCGGCCGCGTTGCAGATCGAGTTGACCAGCCTGATTGGCGAGCTCTACTGGAACATTGGCGACTACGCGCGCGCCGAAACGCTGTTGCGCAAGGCCATCGAATCGGTCGACGCGGAAGCGGTGCCCGATGACGTGCATGCGCTCATCTTGCTACGCCTTGCCCGCGCCGAACTGAGCCGCAACGCGAACGAGGCCGCGGTCGGGCATGCCGAACAAGCGATCCTTCGCGCGGGCCGCGTCGGCACGAATGCCCAGATCGAAGCGTCGCAGGCGCGCCGCATCGTCGCCGAGGCTGTCATCGCGCAGGGCTCCGCCGAGCGCGCATTGCCCATACTCGACGATGCACTCGCGGCCGACCGCACGGCCTTCGGCGAGGCAAGCGCGGAAGTCGCCGCCGACTGGGAACTGTTCGGCCTCGCCTACAAGGAACTGTCTCGCCACGACGAAGCGATCGCCGCCGCCGACCGCGCGATCGCCGGGTTGACCGCCGTGCATGGCCGCGACCACAGCAGCGTGATCAGTGCGCTTGGCGTGCGCGCGTCTGCACTCGCGCACAAGGGTGACAGTGACGGCGCGATCGCCACGTTGGGCGAGTCTGCGGCGATCGCCACTCGCCTTTACGGCCCCGAACACCGCGACACGATCGTGCAGCGATCAAACCTCTACCTCGCGCTCAATCGCGCAGGACACACACAGGCAGCGCTCGACGGCCATCTCGCCCTGCTCGACATCGCACGGCGCACCCTGGCCGACACGCGCCCTGAGCAACTGGCGTACATCCACGGCGCGCTGGCCGCCGAGTATCGCGGGCTCAGCCGATTCGCCGAATCCGCTGCATCGGCGCACGAAGCGGTAGCGCTGTGGACACGCATCAAAGCCTCGGAATCCGCGGTCGAACTGGCCGATCCGCTGTGGAGCCTCGGCGTCGCCGAACTGATGCTCGGCCATGCCGACCCAGCCCAAGCGGCCCTGCAACGCGCGATCGCAATTGCCGCACGACATCAGGCTGCCGATTCGCAATGGCGCGCGATGTACCGCGGCTACCTGTCGATCCTGTTGCGCCATGAAGGGCATCCACGCGAGGCACTGGCCGAGATCGAGTCAGCCATCGCTGCGATCGGCGCCGCGGCCGGTCAGCCCACGCCGATCCCGGTGTTCCTGCGGGCCACGCTGGCCGAGGCGCGCCTCGACGCTGGCGATTCGGCGGGCGCGTTGACTGACGCGCAGAAGGCGATGGCGATGGCCAATGACGCCGTCGCGCCGAATGCACTGATGCTGCGCGCTCCGCAGTTCGCGCTTGCGCGCGCCCTCGGCGCGCACGCTCGCGCTGCAGAAGCAGAACCGCTGCTGCGCGCGGCGATCGCTGCCAATCGACCACCGTTTGGTGACAGCGATCCGCGCATCCTCGAGATCGAAGTCGAACTCGCGTCGACGCTGGCCTCGCTCGGCCGCACTGCCGAAGCCGTCCGGCTGCGCGATGATCTTGCTCCGCGGCTGCATGCGCTCGACACGCGCTACGCACGCAGCCTGCTCGCGCGCCTGCCGTCTGGCTGA
- a CDS encoding acyltransferase family protein: protein MHDIDRIHAMDNLRALAMLAGVVFHAALAFSPLMHPLWPAADAENSIAVDAIAWFLHQFRMPLFFTVAGYFAALLVARRGMAGLFRNRCARILLPLLVFAAPLLAGMSGLTGHAATTVAHPSPALAWIRAHIDQHGGMPSSPGWAHLWFLFYLLQFTVLVWVASALGLWRIGQRLATLPAPALVVGLPVLLTPPLALVGTPWPAPDFLVPSLWALVFFGLYFTLGYQLFLHGGLLERLRPFSPFLLAAAVIAHAILFVATEGFIAVPPTTMRNGVNALLEACAGSWMTLWCLLAARRWLNTRSAAMRWLADSSYWVYLIHLPMLLAIQYRLLDMPMHWTAKFIASVALTFLFSFASYQWLVRHTVIGKLLDGRLRTSPAPDDTATEPRGPSPASSAHGA, encoded by the coding sequence ATGCACGACATCGACCGCATCCACGCCATGGACAATCTGCGTGCCCTGGCCATGCTGGCCGGCGTGGTGTTCCATGCTGCGCTTGCCTTCAGCCCGCTGATGCATCCGCTCTGGCCGGCAGCAGATGCCGAAAACTCAATCGCCGTCGATGCAATCGCCTGGTTCCTGCACCAATTCCGAATGCCGCTGTTCTTCACTGTCGCGGGCTATTTCGCCGCCCTGCTGGTGGCGCGCCGCGGCATGGCCGGACTGTTCCGCAACCGCTGTGCACGCATACTGCTGCCATTGCTTGTCTTCGCAGCGCCGTTGCTCGCCGGCATGAGCGGGTTGACCGGACATGCGGCAACCACGGTGGCGCATCCGTCACCGGCACTGGCCTGGATCCGCGCCCATATCGACCAGCACGGCGGCATGCCGTCCTCGCCCGGCTGGGCACACCTGTGGTTCCTGTTCTACCTGCTGCAGTTCACCGTGCTGGTGTGGGTCGCATCGGCTCTCGGCCTGTGGCGCATCGGCCAACGACTGGCCACTCTGCCCGCGCCTGCCCTGGTCGTGGGGCTGCCGGTACTGCTGACGCCGCCGCTGGCCCTGGTCGGTACGCCGTGGCCCGCGCCGGACTTCCTTGTGCCTTCGCTGTGGGCGCTGGTGTTCTTCGGGCTCTACTTCACGCTCGGCTACCAGCTTTTCCTCCATGGCGGATTGCTCGAACGCCTGCGGCCGTTCTCGCCTTTCCTGCTTGCCGCTGCGGTCATCGCCCATGCGATCCTGTTCGTTGCGACCGAAGGATTCATTGCCGTGCCGCCAACCACCATGCGCAACGGCGTGAACGCCTTGCTGGAAGCATGCGCCGGTTCCTGGATGACACTCTGGTGTCTGCTCGCCGCCAGACGCTGGCTGAATACGCGCAGCGCGGCCATGCGCTGGCTCGCCGACAGCTCGTACTGGGTCTACCTGATACACCTGCCCATGCTGCTGGCAATCCAGTACCGGCTGCTCGACATGCCGATGCACTGGACGGCGAAGTTCATCGCGTCGGTGGCGCTGACGTTCCTGTTCTCGTTCGCCAGCTACCAATGGCTGGTCCGACATACCGTGATCGGCAAGCTGCTTGACGGAAGGCTGCGGACGTCACCTGCGCCGGACGACACAGCGACGGAGCCGCGAGGGCCGTCCCCAGCCAGTTCGGCGCATGGTGCATGA
- a CDS encoding ABC-2 transporter permease, which yields MNWLASDITMVRRLIVKDWQVYQKQLAGYVAGLLLALGLVGMGTPLLSAAGALILLVLLIVVGSYAIQSSVMAERKLQTQPFVMSLPVTPMDVFWAKLLANLVIYLVPFLLVVGGLLALILTTPRPDGAVPWVVLVAMFLLANFCVSLCVAIAVDSEGWNVFAMLALMTLVGPFIWWVSRLDAIARHLRTDQIVWSTPVLGVLAGELAVIVTAILAAGWVHARKPSFL from the coding sequence ATGAACTGGCTCGCATCCGATATCACGATGGTCCGCCGGCTGATCGTCAAGGACTGGCAGGTCTACCAGAAGCAACTGGCGGGTTACGTCGCCGGCCTGCTGCTCGCGCTCGGCCTGGTCGGGATGGGTACACCGCTGCTGTCTGCTGCCGGGGCATTGATCCTGCTGGTGCTGTTGATCGTGGTCGGCTCCTACGCCATCCAGTCGTCGGTGATGGCGGAACGCAAGCTGCAGACCCAGCCCTTCGTGATGAGCCTGCCAGTGACGCCGATGGACGTGTTCTGGGCCAAGTTGTTGGCCAACCTCGTCATCTACCTCGTGCCGTTCCTGCTCGTGGTCGGCGGCCTGCTTGCCCTGATCCTGACCACTCCGCGCCCGGACGGCGCCGTACCTTGGGTGGTGCTGGTCGCGATGTTTCTGCTGGCCAACTTCTGTGTGTCGCTGTGCGTGGCGATCGCCGTTGATTCCGAAGGCTGGAACGTCTTCGCGATGCTCGCACTGATGACCCTGGTCGGACCCTTCATCTGGTGGGTAAGCCGGCTCGACGCCATCGCCCGCCACCTGCGGACCGACCAGATCGTCTGGAGCACACCGGTGCTCGGCGTGCTCGCAGGCGAGCTGGCGGTGATCGTGACGGCGATCCTTGCCGCAGGCTGGGTGCACGCGCGCAAGCCCTCATTCCTGTAG
- a CDS encoding ABC transporter ATP-binding protein: protein MIPAIALRGVRKHYDDFALHDIDLALPVGQVMGLVGVNGAGKSTLLRVLMGLVRADGGTVEVLGLRLPQEQVAVKRDIGYASDDMRLYRAQPLRWHMDFIRSIYPGWDEAYAQVLLKRFDLRPQQVLGGFSHGQRVKALLLLIFARHPRLLLLDEPTTGLDPVARGEVLDALADVLRDEERSILFSSHNTADIEQVADSVTFLHDGRLLASRDKESFLDGWRRILCRGERTEAVRRLPGLVSVRGSAPLVELKTGAFDASTVPALQALGLCVESVEPMSLEDIFVTTVRGEGNA, encoded by the coding sequence ATGATCCCTGCCATCGCACTGCGCGGTGTGCGCAAACACTATGACGACTTCGCATTGCACGACATCGACCTCGCGCTTCCGGTCGGCCAGGTGATGGGACTGGTCGGCGTCAACGGCGCAGGCAAATCGACCCTGCTGCGCGTTTTGATGGGGCTGGTTCGCGCCGACGGCGGTACGGTGGAGGTGCTCGGCTTGCGCTTGCCGCAGGAACAGGTCGCAGTCAAGCGCGACATCGGCTACGCCTCCGACGACATGCGCCTGTATCGGGCGCAGCCCCTGCGCTGGCACATGGATTTCATTCGCAGCATCTATCCCGGATGGGATGAGGCCTATGCGCAAGTCCTGCTGAAGCGCTTCGACTTGCGGCCGCAGCAGGTGCTGGGCGGATTCTCGCACGGGCAGCGGGTCAAGGCCCTGCTGCTGCTGATCTTCGCCCGCCATCCGCGCCTGCTGTTGCTCGACGAACCGACCACCGGGCTCGATCCGGTGGCGCGCGGTGAGGTGCTCGATGCACTGGCCGATGTGCTGCGCGACGAAGAGCGTTCGATCCTGTTCTCGTCGCACAACACTGCCGATATTGAACAGGTCGCCGATTCGGTGACCTTCCTGCATGACGGGCGCCTGCTCGCTTCGCGCGACAAGGAGTCTTTCCTCGACGGCTGGCGGCGGATCCTTTGCCGTGGCGAACGCACGGAAGCAGTCCGTCGCCTGCCCGGCCTGGTTTCGGTACGCGGCAGCGCGCCGCTGGTCGAACTGAAAACCGGCGCATTCGACGCATCCACCGTGCCGGCATTGCAGGCGCTCGGGCTCTGCGTCGAGTCGGTCGAGCCGATGTCGCTGGAAGACATATTCGTCACCACCGTCCGTGGGGAAGGCAACGCATGA
- a CDS encoding GntR family transcriptional regulator, translating to MGTDLLLSPHSITPMYVQIVEQVVAKVMSGTWKPGTPLPSIRELAAGSRVSVITVKRAYLELERAGVIVTRQGKGSFVADALDATQALAEGEFQTQMQGLLDAARKLGLGRRQVVERVGQAFDRLTDASPTHTNPERRKP from the coding sequence ATGGGCACCGACTTGCTGCTTTCCCCGCATTCGATCACGCCGATGTACGTGCAGATCGTGGAGCAGGTCGTCGCCAAGGTCATGAGTGGGACATGGAAACCAGGCACGCCCCTCCCCTCGATCCGTGAACTGGCGGCAGGCAGCCGGGTCAGCGTGATCACGGTCAAGCGAGCCTATCTGGAACTGGAACGAGCCGGGGTGATCGTGACGCGCCAAGGCAAAGGTTCGTTCGTGGCCGATGCGCTGGACGCGACACAGGCACTCGCCGAAGGCGAATTCCAGACCCAGATGCAGGGGCTGCTGGATGCGGCCAGGAAACTCGGGCTCGGCCGCCGTCAGGTGGTCGAGCGGGTTGGACAGGCGTTTGATCGCCTGACCGATGCATCGCCAACGCACACGAATCCCGAACGAAGGAAGCCATGA
- a CDS encoding FAD-dependent oxidoreductase — protein MSEKPFPFLKFPRALPREIAIPIRVVGFGEIHADFADGDAADQASRCIDCGNPYCSWACPLGNRIPQWLKLVRDGRIEDAATLMHETNPLPEICGRVCPQDRLCEGDCTLEAGFGAVTIGAIERSITDEALRRGWRPSPAPSTTDKRVAIIGAGPAGLAAADRLVRAGVAVDVFDRQQEIGGLLTFGIPPFKLEKSVVRTRRAVLEELGVRFRLGIDIGRDLAFDAIVADYDAVFVATGAYRFVDAHLPGQDLAGVHAALPFLIANVRHLLGLAGTADVLPDLSGKRVVVLGGGDTAMDCVRTAVRLGAARVTCVYRRDEANMPGSRKEVKNARDEGVIFRFQAQPRSITGNGAVDGVEISETRLVADPHGRARAEIVEGSTQVIPADVVILSFGFLPSPEDWFGSNGIGTDASGRVEVGGSTRLPGQTANPKVFAGGDAVRGADLVVRAVLDGREAAKAILRQLGVIA, from the coding sequence ATGAGCGAGAAGCCTTTTCCGTTCCTCAAGTTCCCGCGCGCGCTGCCGCGCGAAATCGCGATCCCGATCCGCGTGGTCGGCTTCGGCGAGATCCACGCCGACTTCGCCGACGGCGATGCCGCCGACCAGGCCTCGCGCTGCATCGACTGCGGCAACCCGTACTGCTCGTGGGCCTGTCCGCTCGGCAACCGCATTCCGCAGTGGCTGAAACTTGTGCGCGACGGGCGCATCGAGGATGCCGCCACGCTGATGCACGAGACCAATCCGCTGCCCGAGATCTGTGGGCGCGTCTGTCCACAGGACCGCCTCTGCGAAGGCGACTGCACGCTCGAGGCCGGCTTCGGTGCGGTGACCATCGGCGCGATCGAGCGCTCGATCACCGACGAAGCCCTGCGCCGCGGCTGGCGTCCGTCACCTGCGCCATCGACCACCGACAAGCGCGTCGCCATCATCGGCGCCGGCCCGGCCGGCCTCGCCGCGGCCGACCGCCTCGTTCGCGCCGGCGTGGCCGTCGACGTGTTCGACCGTCAGCAGGAGATCGGCGGCCTGCTGACCTTCGGCATCCCACCATTCAAGCTCGAGAAGTCGGTGGTGCGCACGCGTCGCGCCGTGCTCGAGGAACTTGGCGTGCGCTTCCGCCTCGGTATCGACATCGGCCGCGATCTCGCCTTCGACGCGATCGTCGCCGACTACGACGCCGTGTTCGTCGCCACCGGCGCCTACCGGTTCGTCGACGCGCACCTGCCCGGCCAGGACCTTGCCGGCGTGCACGCCGCCCTGCCCTTCCTGATTGCGAATGTGCGCCACCTGCTCGGCCTCGCCGGCACGGCCGACGTGCTGCCCGACCTCAGCGGCAAGCGCGTCGTCGTGCTCGGCGGCGGCGACACCGCGATGGACTGCGTGCGCACCGCCGTGCGCCTCGGTGCCGCCCGCGTCACCTGTGTCTACCGCCGCGACGAGGCCAACATGCCGGGCTCGCGCAAGGAAGTGAAGAACGCCCGGGATGAAGGCGTGATTTTCCGCTTCCAGGCGCAACCACGGTCGATCACCGGCAACGGCGCGGTGGACGGCGTCGAGATCAGCGAAACGCGCCTCGTCGCCGACCCACACGGGCGTGCACGCGCAGAGATCGTCGAAGGCAGCACCCAGGTCATCCCCGCCGATGTGGTGATTCTCTCGTTCGGCTTCCTGCCCAGCCCCGAGGACTGGTTCGGAAGCAACGGCATCGGCACCGACGCCAGCGGCCGGGTCGAAGTCGGCGGCAGCACACGCCTGCCCGGCCAGACTGCAAATCCGAAAGTCTTCGCCGGCGGCGACGCCGTACGCGGTGCCGACCTCGTCGTTCGTGCCGTCCTCGACGGCCGCGAGGCCGCCAAGGCGATCCTTCGCCAGCTTGGCGTGATCGCCTGA